Proteins encoded in a region of the Pieris brassicae chromosome 3, ilPieBrab1.1, whole genome shotgun sequence genome:
- the LOC123707775 gene encoding zonadhesin-like codes for MLKFLVIAVAIECVIVVSGSERCNGHHEYYEKCIKTCDPQTCESAGETFHCPMRSKCKSGCRCKRGYLRNENKECMPSDRCDDQNYDISSTYYTPTSKHTVEKSGKESHKYSKDSSSFLSETDSSLSSISQTPSKRHTYCPRNEVWSECTNGGCSRRTCLDLASPVICIDPAKGYCRSGCVCKENYLRNRYGVCVPISKCPTPKCPENEVYLRNRVTVNHPQMCWQYLYAKLDDKVETQGPECICRKNYARNNDGQCIPISNCFHNIRRKRSICRSNEEFVLNTAGISRPQNCWRYILGFPKSTEPFFKPGCVCIENYVRNSTGSCIPSTECADIMLRSLFHATSSIQRVSVLQYCGLLDFNSIMLNLRNIVSLVCVTSVICNDIARADIRSSAISSSTSFSSSHPNCNNGGHPEFCGPNEVVDDCVNGGCGRRNCSELAEPQKCIDVIHCIRGCRCRDGYLRDDNGQCVPLTSCPIPYCKEGEIFDFCPGYCQPECGVDQSLILCKPSPQPGDPDCNPTCRCADNLYRTTEGACVPKESCPPKCPNGEVYEKCPDPCVPNICEVIYSTYKPCPPRPEDCKPTCLCPDGQFRNKLGQCITSEECLQCRGPHEYFSCGGACDNECDKLSRESKNNCPIVNIQCNRKCYCEDGYARDANNTCIPINECPPECPLNERYVNNINEKCEAKTCSELDQPLPCQVDRSCNTGPPGCICIDGYVRNGDGVCVPTTECPPKCPNGEVYEKCPDPCVPNICEVIYSTYKPCPPRPEDCKPTCLCPDGQFRNKIGQCITSEECLQCRGPHEYFSCGGACDNECDKLSRESKNNCPIVNIQCNRKCYCEDGYARDANNTCIPINECPPECPLNERYVNNINEKCEAKTCSELDQPLPCQVDRSCNTGPPGCICIDGYVRNGDGVCVPTTECPPKCPNGEVYEECPDPCVPNTCASIWSRFRPCPPRPEDCKPTCRCPDGLHRSKIGECITTDECLQCRGPYEYFSCGGACDNECDKLSRQSKNNCPIVNIQCNRKCYCEDGYARDANNTCIPINECPPECPVNEQYVNNINEICRAKSCSELGEPLPCLQEGYDNTGPPGCLCIDGFIRNCDGVCIPTTECPACGGDFNATTGPGTFCITCDNYKRKNQVACILLYKINGCACKDDYVYNNRINQCVLPQDCRSLDSGDGQRIIGPLFPCDVYHLSFIMSKYTLALLLAGLICTINCDSSSSSSSSSSDESDEQKRLRTNFDQGNDDFTAHFLYDVIDEKPNKSVITSPFSLLFLLSQLALYAKGKTYDQLANILNLNKRNDIRSTIPQYLDEINSQRNVNFSLAERVFGSIDYPFSKAFKRDTKHTFHAQAKNLDFSEPKEAAKEINSWIASQTNDLIEDLVSPSALDENTRLVLTDAIYFKGDWRNPFNSKNTRPQTFHVTNRRKTSVKMMNQIGHFNYGHIKHIQAKVVQMFYKNENFSFLSILPNKRHSVHSVANQLQELDLQYDVINNLDSARVNLSIPVINSESETDLADVLKKNGVTALFNSSSSDLSGILKYPEPLFVSSAIQKAKIIVNEAGSEAAAANAITVGATAVEAEPEQFNANHPFLYYIMYRDTAIFAGHYAGVQ; via the exons atgttaaaattcCTTGTAATTGCTGTTGCTATTGAATGTGTAATTGTTGTGTCAGGATCAG AGCGGTGCAATGGACATCATGAATACTACGAAAAATGCATAAAGACATGCGATCCTCAAACATGCGAAAGTGCTGGGGAAACATTCCACTGTCCAATGAGATCCAAATGTAAAAGTGGCTGCCGGTGTAAGCGAGGATATTTACGGAatgaaaataaagaatgtatGCCTAGTGATCGATGcg atGATCAAAATTACGATATATCTTCTACATACTATACACCAACATCAAAGCATACGGTCGAAAAGTCTGGCAAAGAAAGTCACAAGTACAGTAAGGACAGTAGTAGTTTCTTGAGTG aaacTGACTCAAGTTTAAGCAGTATTAGTCAAACCCCATCTAAGAGGc ATACATACTGCCCCCGCAACGAAGTATGGTCAGAATGTACGAACGGTGGGTGCAGCAGGCGAACTTGTTTGGATTTGGCATCACCAGTTATTTGCATTGACCCAGCCAAAGGTTACTGCCGATCTGGATGTGTTTGTAAAGAAAACTATCTTCGGAATCGATATGGCGTTTGTGTACCTATTTCTAAGTGTCCTACAC CTAAATGCCCAGAGAACGAAGTATATCTTCGAAACAGGGTGACGGTGAATCATCCACAAATGTGTTGGCAGTACTTATATGCCAAGCTTGATGATAAAGTCGAGACACAAGGACCAGAATGCATTTGCAGGAAAAACTATGCCAGGAACAATGACGGACAATGCATTCCTATAAGCAACTGTTTTCACAACATACGAAGAAAAAGATCAA tttgCAGGAGTAATGAGGAGTTCGTACTGAATACAGCTGGAATATCACGGCCTCAAAATTGCTGGAGatatattttaggttttcCAAAAAGTACAGAACCCTTTTTTAAACCAGGTTGCGTGTGTATTGAAAACTACGTACGAAATAGCACGGGTTCATGTATACCTTCTACAGAATGTGCTGATATCATGCTAAGG TCTTTATTCCATGCGACTTCTTCAATACAAAGAGTATCCGTGCTGCAATATTGCGGTCTACTCGATT tCAACAGCATTATGTTGAACCTACGTAATATAGTAAGCTTGGTTTGTGTTACTTCGGTAATATGTAATG ATATAGCTAGAGCCGATATCCGATCGTCAGCGATATCATCATCAACTTCATTTTCATCATCACATCCGAACTGCAATAATGGAG GTCATCCAGAATTCTGTGGACCGAACGAAGTAGTTGACGATTGTGTGAATGGTGGTTGTGGAAGGCGTAATTGCTCAGAACTTGCCGAACCACAAAAATGCATTGATGTTATACATTGTATTAGAGGCTGTCGGTGTAGAGACGGATATTTACGTGATGATAATGGACAGTGTGTACCGTTAACTAGTTGTCCAATAC cGTATTGCAAAGAAGGTGAAATTTTCGATTTTTGCCCTGGTTATTGTCAGCCAGAATGCGGTGTTGACCAAAGCCTTATCTTATGTAAACCCTCGCCACAACCTGGTGATCCAGACTGTAATCCAACTTGTCGGTGTGCTGACAACTTGTATAGAACGACAGAAGGCGCCTGTGTGCCAAAGGAATCTTGCC ctcCAAAATGTCCGAACGGTGAAGTATACGAGAAATGCCCAGACCCATGTGTACCCAATATATGTGAAGTCATTTATTCGACGTACAAACCTTGCCCACCTCGCCCTGAAGATTGTAAGCCGACCTGCCTATGTCCCGATGGCCAGTTCAGGAATAAACTCGGTCAATGTATTACTTCTGAAGAGTGTt tacaatGTAGAGGTCCTCACGAATACTTCTCGTGCGGTGGAGCGTGTGATAATGAATGTGACAAACTTAGTCGTGAGAGTAAAAACAATTGTCCAATTGTCAATATTCAGTGCAACAGAAAATGTTATTGTGAAGATGGATATGCACGAGATGCTAATAATACCTGCATTCCTATTAACGAATGTCCAc CGGAGTGTCCATTAAATGAGCGGTAcgtcaataatataaatgaaaaatgtgaAGCAAAGACGTGTTCAGAACTCGACCAGCCTTTACCGTGTCAGGTAGATAGGTCTTGCAACACCGGCCCTCCTGGTTGTATTTGTATCGATGGATATGTAAGGAACGGTGATGGTGTATGTGTACCTACCACAGAATGTC ctCCAAAATGTCCGAACGGTGAAGTATACGAGAAATGCCCAGACCCATGTGTACCCAATATATGTGAAGTCATTTATTCGACGTACAAACCTTGCCCACCTCGCCCTGAAGATTGTAAGCCGACCTGCCTATGTCCCGATGGCCAGTTCAGGAATAAAATCGGTCAATGTATTACTTCTGAAGAGTGTt tacaatGTAGAGGTCCTCACGAATACTTCTCGTGCGGTGGAGCGTGTGATAATGAATGTGACAAACTTAGTCGTGAGAGTAAAAACAATTGTCCAATTGTCAATATTCAGTGCAACAGAAAATGTTATTGTGAAGATGGATATGCACGAGATGCTAATAATACCTGCATTCCTATTAACGAATGTCCAc CGGAGTGTCCATTAAATGAGCGGTAcgtcaataatataaatgaaaaatgtgaAGCAAAGACGTGTTCAGAACTCGACCAGCCTTTACCGTGTCAGGTAGATAGGTCTTGCAACACCGGCCCTCCTGGTTGTATTTGTATCGATGGATATGTAAGGAACGGTGATGGTGTATGTGTACCTACCACAGAATGTC ctCCAAAATGTCCGAACGGTGAAGTTTACGAGGAATGCCCAGACCCTTGCGTACCCAATACATGTGCAAGCATTTGGTCGAGATTCAGACCTTGCCCACCTCGGCCTGAAGATTGTAAGCCGACCTGCCGATGTCCCGATGGCCTGCACAGGAGTAAAATCGGTGAATGTATTACTACTGATGAGTGTT TGCAATGTAGGGGTCCTTACGAATACTTCTCGTGCGGTGGTGCGTGTGATAATGAATGTGACAAACTTAGTCGTCAGAGTAAAAACAATTGTCCAATTGTCAATATTCAGTGCAACAGAAAATGTTATTGTGAAGATGGATATGCACGAGATGCTAATAATACCTGCATTCCTATCAACGAATGTCCAC caGAGTGTCCAGTAAATGAGCAATAcgtgaataatataaatgaaatatgtaGAGCAAAGTCGTGTTCAGAACTCGGCGAACCTTTACCGTGTCTGCAAGAAGGTTATGATAATACTGGTCCTCCTGGTTGTTTATGTATTGATGGATTTATAAGGAACTGTGATGGTGTATGTATACCTACAACTGAATGTC CTGCATGTGGAGGAGATTTTAATGCTACCACTGGACCTGGTACTTTTTGCATAACTTGTGACAACTATAAGAGAAAGAACCAAGTTGCTTGTATACTTTTATACAAGATAAACGGTTGTGCTTGCAAAGATGACTATGTTTACAACAACCGTATAAATCAGTGCGTCTTGCCTCAAGATTGTC GTAGCTTAGACTCAGGGGACGGACAAAGGATCATTGGACCGTTGTTTCCGTGCGACGTG tatcacTTATCCTTCATAATGTCTAAGTATACTTTAGCATTATTGTTAGCAGGGTTAATTTGTACCATCAACTGTGATagttcatcatcatcatcatcatcatcatcag atgaaaGTGATGAACAGAAACGTTTGAGAACCAATTTCGACCAAGGGAACGATGACTTCACCGCGCACTTTTTATAC GACGTAATTGACGAGAAGCCGAATAAGAGTGTGATAACGTCTCCGTTCAGTCTTCTATTTCTTTTATCGCAATTAGCTCTTTATGCTAAAGGGAAGACATATGATCAACTGGCGAATATCCTGAATTTGAATAAGAGAAATGAC ATTCGATCCACGATACCACAATACTTGGATGAAATCAATTCTCAACGGAACGTTAACTTCTCTTTAGCAGAAAGAGTGTTTGGAAGTATCGATTATCCGTTCAGTAAAGCCTTTAAACGGGACACCAAACATACCTTTCACGCTCAGGCAAAAAACTTGGACTTCAGCGAACCGAAGGAAGCTGCTAAGGAAATAAATTCATgg ATTGCATCACAGACAAATGATCTTATTGAAGATTTAGTTTCACCATCTGCTCTAGACGAAAACACTAGACTTGTGCTAACAGATGCAATTTACTTCAAG GGAGACTGGAGAAATCCGTTCAATTCTAAAAATACTAGACCGCAAACATTCCACGTCACAAACAGGAGGAAGACTTCAGTGAAAATGATGAATCAGATCGGACATTTTAATTACGGTCATATAAAACACATACAAGCAAAG GTCGtccaaatgttttataaaaacgaaaactTCTCCTTCCTCTCAATATTGCCCAATAAGAGGCATAGTGTACATTCAGTGGCTAATCAGCTGCAAGAACTAGACTTACAGTATGatgtcataaataatttagactCAGCTCGAGTGAATCTTTCAATTCCTGTAATAAACTCTGAATCAGAAACTGACCTAGCTGATGTCTTAAAGAAG AATGGAGTAACAGCGTTATTCAACAGCAGTAGCTCTGATCTATCTGGTATACTGAAATACCCGGAACCGTTGTTCGTGTCAAGTGCGATTCAAAAAgccaaaataattgtaaacgAAGCGGGTTCAGAGGCAGCTGCCGCAAAcg CTATTACCGTCGGAGCAACAGCCGTAGAAGCTGAACCTGAACAATTCAATGCTAACCATCCCTTTCTCTATTACATTATGTACAGAGACACGGCGATATTCGCAGGACATTATGCGggtgtacaataa